The following proteins are co-located in the Paludibaculum fermentans genome:
- a CDS encoding efflux RND transporter periplasmic adaptor subunit: MERSIRLTGVTSADKFASLAAPQLRGMRGGGGGGTGGGGGTTSSSTTSSTTTSSSSSSSGTASSSTSSTSTFRASTNRFGSSSTTSTSGTTSGSGSTGSTGSSTSSSTSSGSTSSGNTGGGGGGGGGGGNALSGGNDDFMQVLQKVASAGSHVTKGQIVAEFDQQFQLLRLDDYKSTVEQADRTLRSLDSTLEVQRKSYTQNIEQAKGAVEKAKLDIKTTPVRSAIEAEQLQLALEEAQANLKQLQFQIPYQETSLKSQRRISEIDVEQSRVELKRAERNVSLMQITASMDGMIAMENMMRGSEFSQVQQGDQLFPGQLFARIVDPSSFLVSATINQADVEYVRVGSKATLHFDAYPEMTLPAHVTSIAAITKPGGSRASYVKEIPIYLKIDRLDPRVIPDLTVSADVVIQTNENQVLAPIESIFRDAPTGKPYVFVKTGETFEKRTVELGDRNNIKTSVVSGLKAGEVLALDPPRKPEAQATASAALRPGQVPPPANSSRPWVLALAVPALGLRGRLLRAYRRLNDRWQRV, from the coding sequence TTGGAACGCTCTATCCGCCTGACAGGCGTCACCTCCGCAGACAAGTTCGCTTCGCTCGCGGCTCCGCAGTTGCGCGGCATGCGCGGCGGCGGTGGCGGCGGCACAGGTGGCGGCGGGGGCACCACCTCTTCCTCGACAACCTCCTCGACCACGACTAGTTCGTCGTCGTCCTCGTCGGGCACGGCCTCCAGTTCCACCAGTTCCACGTCGACCTTCCGGGCGTCCACCAACCGCTTCGGTTCCAGCTCAACCACTTCCACGTCGGGCACAACTTCCGGCTCCGGTTCCACCGGGTCCACCGGGTCTTCTACTTCCTCCTCAACCTCGTCCGGTTCCACCTCGAGTGGCAACACCGGCGGTGGCGGTGGTGGCGGTGGTGGCGGTGGAAACGCGTTGAGTGGCGGCAACGACGACTTCATGCAGGTTTTGCAGAAAGTGGCCTCCGCTGGCAGCCATGTCACAAAGGGCCAGATTGTCGCTGAGTTCGACCAACAGTTCCAACTGCTCCGTTTGGATGACTACAAGTCGACCGTTGAGCAGGCGGACAGGACCCTTCGCTCCCTCGATTCCACCCTGGAAGTTCAGCGCAAGTCCTACACGCAGAACATCGAACAGGCGAAAGGCGCCGTCGAGAAGGCAAAGCTCGACATCAAGACCACCCCGGTGCGATCCGCCATCGAAGCCGAGCAGCTCCAGTTGGCGCTCGAAGAAGCGCAGGCGAATCTGAAGCAGCTGCAGTTCCAGATCCCTTATCAGGAGACGAGTCTCAAGAGCCAGCGCCGCATCTCCGAGATCGACGTCGAGCAGTCTCGAGTGGAGCTGAAGCGAGCGGAACGAAATGTGAGCCTGATGCAGATCACCGCGAGCATGGATGGCATGATCGCCATGGAAAACATGATGCGCGGCAGCGAGTTTTCCCAGGTTCAGCAGGGTGATCAACTCTTTCCGGGCCAGTTGTTTGCGCGCATCGTGGACCCCAGTTCCTTCCTGGTTTCGGCGACCATTAATCAGGCCGACGTGGAGTATGTCCGCGTAGGTTCCAAGGCGACGCTGCACTTCGATGCGTACCCGGAGATGACGCTTCCGGCGCATGTCACTTCCATCGCGGCCATCACGAAGCCGGGTGGGTCGCGGGCGTCCTATGTGAAGGAAATCCCGATCTACCTGAAAATCGACCGGTTGGATCCGCGCGTGATCCCCGATTTGACCGTCAGTGCGGATGTGGTGATCCAGACGAACGAGAACCAGGTGCTCGCTCCGATTGAGTCCATCTTCCGCGATGCGCCCACGGGAAAACCCTACGTGTTCGTGAAGACAGGCGAGACGTTCGAGAAGCGGACGGTCGAGCTTGGCGATCGCAACAACATTAAGACGAGCGTGGTCTCCGGCCTGAAAGCCGGCGAGGTCCTCGCGTTGGATCCGCCCCGCAAGCCGGAAGCGCAAGCCACGGCATCGGCCGCGCTGCGGCCCGGCCAGGTTCCGCCGCCGGCGAATTCGAGCCGCCCTTGGGTGCTGGCCCTTGCCGTACCCGCTCTCGGGCTCCGCGGCCGGCTGCTCCGGGCTTACCGCCGCCTGAACGACAGGTGGCAACGCGTTTGA
- the recG gene encoding ATP-dependent DNA helicase RecG, whose protein sequence is MPLDLSTPIKFVKGVGPRRAADLEGRGLTTAADLLTYAPFRYEDRSNIKPLGQLAPGEMATVLAEVHSLHAPQFHRRDLGMIEVIFQDSSSQRLTGKWFHAQYLKNVFLPGIRVSLFGKVEFDGYKGELTMLHPDYEILRDDDEEDEAGLHTGRIVPVYEAAGKTSTRVLRGVVKRIIDNLPEMPDALPEFIRRRLALPDLTTALKGLHFPSVDTDLRLLNNFRSPAQIRMIFEEFFWLETGISLKRRQARTEPGIRFELNERVREQIKKILPFKPTGAQKRVLGEIARDMSTETPMSRLLQGDVGSGKTIVAAQAAVIAVENGYQAALLAPTEILAAQHQVNLERVLAPLGYRIAPLMGSMTKKEKAVAKRALATGFAQIAIGTHALLEEDVEFDKLGLAIIDEQHRFGVMQRKSLQQKGVYPDVLVMTATPIPRTLALTIYGDLDVSIIDELPPGRQPIKTFHKTKLELEQVYSFILRQVQAGRQAYIVYAAIEESETQAVKAAQAAYQELSTVVFPQLKVGLLHGKLPSAEKDAVMDGFKRGEVQVLVSTTVIEVGVDVPNATVMVVENAERFGLAQIHQLRGRVGRGADQSYCVLVTDKLSDTGRERIRTLVESTDGFHIAEMDLRLRGPGEFLGTKQSGLPVFRIGNLLRDQEILELAREEARTFVEQPPSEELLEAALRFVREHWQRRYGLALIG, encoded by the coding sequence GTGCCGCTGGACCTCTCCACCCCGATTAAGTTTGTTAAAGGCGTCGGACCGCGTCGTGCCGCCGACCTCGAAGGGCGTGGCTTGACGACCGCGGCCGACCTGCTCACCTACGCGCCCTTTCGCTACGAGGACCGCTCGAACATCAAGCCGCTGGGGCAACTGGCGCCGGGCGAGATGGCCACCGTGCTGGCTGAGGTGCACAGCTTGCACGCTCCGCAGTTCCATCGCCGTGACCTCGGGATGATCGAGGTGATCTTTCAGGATTCCAGCAGCCAGCGGCTGACTGGTAAGTGGTTCCATGCACAGTACTTAAAGAACGTCTTCCTGCCGGGAATCAGAGTCTCCCTGTTCGGCAAGGTGGAGTTCGACGGGTACAAGGGCGAGTTGACCATGCTCCACCCGGACTACGAGATCCTGCGGGACGACGACGAAGAGGATGAAGCGGGCCTCCATACGGGTCGAATCGTTCCTGTCTATGAGGCAGCCGGGAAAACGAGCACTCGTGTCCTGCGCGGGGTGGTGAAGCGGATCATCGACAATCTGCCCGAGATGCCCGATGCCCTGCCCGAGTTCATCCGCCGCCGGCTGGCACTCCCCGACTTGACCACCGCATTGAAAGGGCTGCACTTCCCGAGCGTCGACACAGACCTGCGGCTGCTGAACAACTTCCGTTCACCGGCCCAGATCCGCATGATTTTCGAGGAGTTCTTTTGGCTGGAAACCGGCATCTCGCTGAAGCGGCGGCAGGCGCGGACGGAGCCGGGCATCCGGTTTGAGCTGAACGAGCGTGTGCGGGAGCAGATCAAAAAGATCCTGCCGTTCAAGCCGACAGGCGCGCAAAAGAGGGTATTGGGCGAGATTGCCAGGGACATGTCCACCGAGACCCCGATGTCCCGCCTCCTACAGGGTGACGTAGGCAGCGGCAAGACGATTGTCGCGGCGCAAGCGGCCGTGATTGCAGTCGAGAACGGGTACCAGGCCGCCTTGCTTGCCCCGACGGAGATCCTGGCCGCGCAGCATCAGGTAAACCTGGAGCGGGTGCTGGCTCCGCTGGGTTACCGCATCGCGCCTTTGATGGGCTCCATGACGAAGAAAGAAAAGGCGGTTGCGAAACGAGCCCTCGCTACCGGATTTGCGCAGATCGCCATCGGGACCCACGCGTTGCTGGAAGAAGACGTAGAGTTTGACAAGCTGGGCCTGGCGATTATCGACGAGCAGCACCGGTTCGGCGTAATGCAGCGCAAGTCGTTGCAGCAGAAGGGCGTCTACCCGGATGTCCTGGTGATGACGGCAACGCCGATTCCGCGCACCCTGGCCCTGACGATCTATGGCGACCTGGACGTCAGCATCATCGACGAACTGCCGCCGGGCCGGCAGCCGATCAAAACCTTTCACAAGACCAAGTTGGAACTGGAACAGGTGTACAGTTTCATCCTGCGCCAGGTCCAGGCGGGCCGGCAGGCATACATCGTGTACGCGGCGATTGAAGAAAGCGAGACGCAGGCCGTGAAGGCGGCCCAGGCTGCATACCAGGAACTGTCGACCGTCGTGTTTCCGCAATTGAAGGTCGGCCTGCTGCACGGCAAGCTACCCAGCGCGGAGAAAGACGCCGTCATGGACGGTTTCAAGCGCGGTGAAGTGCAGGTGCTGGTGTCCACAACAGTGATCGAAGTAGGCGTCGACGTGCCCAACGCCACGGTCATGGTTGTCGAGAATGCCGAGCGGTTCGGGTTGGCGCAGATCCACCAGTTGCGGGGCCGTGTGGGCCGGGGCGCGGACCAGAGCTATTGCGTTCTGGTGACTGATAAGTTGAGTGATACGGGGCGGGAGCGGATCCGTACTCTGGTGGAATCCACCGACGGTTTCCATATCGCGGAGATGGATTTACGGCTGCGCGGTCCCGGGGAATTCCTGGGCACGAAGCAGAGCGGGCTGCCGGTGTTCCGTATCGGCAACCTGTTGAGGGACCAGGAGATCCTGGAACTGGCCCGAGAGGAGGCGCGCACGTTTGTCGAGCAGCCTCCATCCGAGGAGTTATTGGAGGCGGCGCTGCGGTTCGTACGCGAGCACTGGCAGCGGCGCTACGGTTTGGCTTTGATTGGATAG
- the rsmD gene encoding 16S rRNA (guanine(966)-N(2))-methyltransferase RsmD, whose protein sequence is MRVIGGEFRSRRLKSPAGDSVRPTPDRLREALFSVLSPRIEGCVFLDAYAGGGSVGIEALSRGAGRAIFLEKSRPALRALQENISILDISQRCEVHAGNAAAMITKYEAEIVFLDPPYPREQEYGLCLDALGEAPRPLVIVQHASKFTHHLKETYGQLQRVRILSQGDNSLSFFEPR, encoded by the coding sequence ATGCGAGTGATTGGTGGTGAGTTCCGAAGCCGCCGGTTGAAGTCACCGGCGGGGGACAGCGTTCGTCCGACTCCGGACAGGTTGAGGGAAGCGCTATTCAGTGTCCTGTCTCCACGCATCGAGGGCTGTGTATTCCTGGATGCTTACGCGGGGGGCGGCAGCGTCGGGATTGAAGCTCTCAGCCGCGGGGCCGGCCGGGCCATCTTCCTGGAGAAGAGCAGGCCGGCGCTACGCGCCTTGCAGGAGAACATTTCCATCCTGGACATCTCCCAGCGCTGCGAAGTGCACGCCGGAAATGCCGCGGCCATGATCACAAAGTATGAGGCGGAGATCGTCTTCCTGGATCCGCCCTACCCCCGCGAGCAGGAATATGGCCTTTGCCTGGACGCCCTGGGCGAAGCCCCGCGGCCGCTAGTGATCGTCCAGCATGCGTCCAAGTTCACACACCACCTGAAGGAAACCTACGGCCAACTGCAGCGGGTAAGAATTCTGAGCCAGGGAGATAACTCGCTTAGTTTCTTTGAACCAAGGTAG
- a CDS encoding Ig domain-containing protein: MARSPLSQKVLTPRLPALLILAAAGLSAQSMLPSSLPNGTIGEPLNGSGFVMQVSPETCTTRNWSVSAGALPPGVTLSQPQPGNLSAILSGKPSQTGTFSFTLTAAAGLPCGSPPPVPPVIKSYTLTIDSLALLPDSLGDGAVGSLYEGTTLIPGPAQTCFTYSVTSGILPPGLTLSSQSYYGFVSGTPTQEGVFTFTITGNEGNCAQAFTPKRSFARSYTMHILGISTSSLPQGTAGRPYPSTQLAVAGNLGSVQFGGTNLAPTLQVSQPGVISGTTTTAGTFNAAFNVSDLYSSFGASRVIPIVVNPFPTFPTSTLPGGTVGSPYSAGVAASGGTNPFTYAFESGNLPPGVNIGTGGAFTGTPTTAGTFNFMLRATDANGAVVTQSFAIVVAPAPVLTLNPPTLPTGYLGSAYSASLSVSGFTASFIYNVSAGSLPPGITLGTNGVFQGTPTQAGLFSFTARAIVAGASQAASRDYQIQVVSPVSFVTGATLPGAQVGFPYHVDFQATGGVPAYSFTTQTFSVPGLRFNSGANGNIDGTPTTAGTYSFDVLLNDSANGFATRTFSLTVAPAASITTTALPGGFLSKAYQATLATSGFGSAPTWSIVQGALPAGLVLNPATGDITGTPTQEGSYPFQVSATAGNQIAGPKALSIIIGVPGLDFTPDILPGGTIGVPYSQIFSPSGGTGGYVFSLTSGTIPPGLGLSVDGAVSGTPTTSGTFKFVVRLTSSNLVIERLVSLYVDPTVLDLSPSTLPDAYLGQDYSQGLTPSGGTAPFTFQVISGALPPSVSLDTATGTIAGKPTSVGLYTFGILLTDANHKQILRSYSLTVLNTVTLPGTVLPDGTQNETYPGAQITTSGGVAPFTFGVAKGALPNGLNLATDGSIAGTPLTSGDFSFDVQVTDGNGVSSVGTYSIRVFAVLTVSPNTLPDGLVLQDYTAQLSVAGGAPSYLFQVVSGSLPDGILFNAGSFYGAPTKAGSFEFDIKVTDSRQRTTTKHFSITVGGGPTINIQGVPPAAVVGVPYQAEFSTKGGRQPFRWSYTGNLPPGLSMDAATGAITGIPGAPGIYTFTVRIDDADNLSSTGGFSITVTLAPIGPVIFTPIPTSASPGSQINVGLTLTNPYPVALNGVLALQFTPDSGFDDPAVVFASGGRTLPFTIPAGSTGANFQVPNSAFQTGTVAGLITITASLNVQGADVTPTPVPTQQVRVPPSAPVITRVDLNKTTTGFELIVYGFSTPRQVTAANVKLTAAAGKSLTATDFPFTVGQIFTTYFTDSASAPFGSQFRLVLPFTVSDLTAIGSAAVTLTNSIGTSAPGSVTF, encoded by the coding sequence ATGGCACGGTCTCCTTTATCCCAAAAAGTTCTCACCCCCCGCCTGCCTGCCCTCCTGATACTGGCCGCTGCCGGTCTCAGCGCGCAGTCCATGCTGCCCAGCAGTCTGCCCAACGGCACGATCGGAGAGCCGTTGAACGGATCGGGCTTCGTGATGCAGGTGTCTCCGGAAACCTGCACCACGCGTAACTGGTCTGTCTCCGCCGGAGCTTTGCCGCCCGGTGTGACCCTATCGCAACCCCAGCCTGGCAACCTCTCGGCGATTCTTTCCGGCAAACCCAGCCAGACAGGGACCTTCTCATTTACCCTCACTGCCGCGGCCGGCCTGCCCTGCGGCAGTCCGCCCCCCGTGCCGCCGGTGATCAAATCGTATACTCTGACCATCGATTCCCTGGCGCTCCTGCCGGATTCGTTGGGTGACGGAGCAGTGGGCAGCCTCTACGAAGGCACCACTCTCATTCCTGGCCCCGCTCAGACCTGTTTTACCTACAGCGTCACTAGTGGAATCCTGCCGCCTGGGCTAACTCTCTCCTCCCAGAGTTACTACGGCTTTGTTTCCGGGACGCCTACGCAGGAGGGCGTTTTCACCTTCACCATTACGGGGAACGAAGGAAACTGCGCGCAGGCGTTCACGCCCAAACGGTCGTTTGCCCGTTCTTATACGATGCACATCCTGGGCATTTCTACGTCCAGCCTGCCTCAAGGGACCGCCGGCCGGCCCTACCCCTCCACGCAGTTGGCGGTGGCCGGTAACCTCGGCAGCGTCCAATTTGGGGGCACCAATCTTGCGCCTACCCTGCAAGTGAGCCAGCCCGGGGTGATTTCCGGCACCACTACGACCGCCGGCACCTTCAACGCCGCCTTCAACGTGTCTGATTTGTACTCGAGCTTCGGCGCCAGCCGCGTGATCCCCATCGTCGTCAACCCGTTCCCGACATTCCCCACCAGCACCTTGCCGGGCGGCACCGTTGGTTCGCCCTACAGTGCGGGCGTCGCGGCGTCGGGCGGCACAAATCCCTTCACCTACGCCTTCGAGTCCGGCAATCTGCCGCCCGGGGTCAACATCGGCACCGGCGGCGCATTCACCGGTACGCCCACCACGGCCGGCACCTTCAATTTCATGCTTCGCGCCACGGACGCCAACGGCGCGGTAGTGACCCAGTCTTTTGCCATTGTCGTCGCGCCGGCTCCCGTCCTGACGCTCAATCCGCCCACCCTGCCCACGGGTTACTTGGGAAGTGCTTACTCCGCTAGCCTCTCCGTCTCGGGCTTCACCGCATCATTCATTTACAACGTGAGTGCGGGCTCATTGCCCCCGGGCATCACCCTCGGGACCAATGGCGTTTTTCAGGGCACACCGACCCAGGCTGGCCTCTTCTCGTTCACGGCCCGCGCGATAGTGGCCGGCGCCAGCCAGGCCGCCAGTCGCGATTACCAGATCCAGGTGGTGAGCCCCGTATCGTTCGTCACGGGCGCAACGCTTCCCGGCGCCCAGGTCGGCTTCCCCTACCACGTCGATTTTCAGGCCACCGGCGGAGTCCCGGCCTACAGTTTCACGACCCAGACCTTCAGCGTCCCCGGACTCAGGTTCAATAGCGGCGCAAACGGGAATATCGACGGCACCCCGACCACGGCCGGAACCTACTCTTTCGATGTCCTGCTGAATGACAGCGCCAACGGGTTCGCCACGCGCACCTTCAGCCTCACCGTGGCTCCGGCGGCGAGCATCACCACCACAGCGCTGCCCGGCGGGTTCCTCTCCAAGGCCTATCAGGCGACGCTGGCGACCTCCGGGTTCGGCTCTGCCCCAACCTGGTCGATCGTGCAGGGAGCCCTGCCGGCCGGCCTGGTGCTGAATCCGGCCACCGGCGACATCACCGGCACCCCCACCCAGGAAGGCTCCTATCCCTTCCAGGTCAGCGCGACCGCCGGTAACCAGATCGCCGGGCCAAAAGCCCTGAGTATCATCATCGGCGTCCCCGGTCTCGATTTCACCCCCGACATCCTGCCGGGCGGCACCATCGGGGTACCCTACAGCCAGATCTTCTCCCCCAGCGGCGGAACGGGCGGCTATGTCTTCAGCCTGACCAGCGGTACCATTCCGCCTGGTCTCGGCCTGAGCGTTGACGGAGCCGTCTCCGGCACGCCCACCACCAGCGGGACCTTCAAGTTCGTCGTTCGTCTGACCTCGTCCAATCTGGTCATCGAACGTCTGGTTTCGCTCTACGTGGACCCCACGGTCCTCGACCTGTCTCCTTCCACCTTGCCTGACGCGTACCTGGGGCAGGATTATAGCCAAGGCCTGACGCCCAGCGGCGGCACCGCCCCCTTCACCTTCCAGGTGATCAGCGGAGCCCTTCCGCCGAGCGTTAGCCTCGACACCGCCACCGGAACCATCGCCGGCAAGCCCACCTCCGTCGGTCTCTACACCTTCGGCATCCTGCTGACGGACGCGAACCACAAGCAGATCCTGCGCAGCTACAGCCTCACCGTCCTGAATACGGTGACTCTGCCCGGCACAGTCCTGCCCGATGGAACCCAGAATGAAACCTATCCCGGTGCGCAGATCACGACATCGGGGGGCGTGGCGCCTTTCACGTTCGGTGTTGCCAAGGGTGCCTTGCCCAACGGTTTGAACCTCGCCACGGACGGAAGCATCGCCGGTACACCGCTAACTTCCGGCGACTTCAGCTTTGATGTCCAGGTAACCGACGGCAACGGCGTGAGTTCCGTAGGCACTTACAGCATCCGCGTCTTCGCCGTTCTTACGGTCTCGCCGAACACTCTGCCGGACGGGCTGGTCCTGCAGGACTACACCGCTCAGCTCAGTGTCGCCGGTGGCGCCCCCAGCTACCTCTTCCAGGTGGTTTCCGGTAGCCTGCCGGACGGGATCCTCTTCAATGCCGGCAGCTTCTACGGCGCTCCGACCAAGGCCGGCAGCTTTGAATTCGACATCAAGGTGACCGACTCCCGCCAGCGCACCACAACCAAACACTTCAGCATCACCGTCGGCGGTGGCCCCACGATCAACATCCAGGGTGTTCCTCCGGCCGCGGTGGTCGGTGTCCCTTACCAGGCCGAGTTCTCGACCAAAGGCGGACGCCAGCCCTTCCGCTGGTCCTACACCGGGAATCTGCCGCCGGGCCTGTCCATGGATGCCGCAACTGGAGCCATCACCGGCATTCCCGGTGCCCCGGGCATCTATACCTTTACTGTGCGGATTGATGATGCTGACAACCTGTCCTCCACCGGCGGCTTCAGTATCACGGTCACGCTGGCGCCCATCGGCCCGGTGATCTTCACCCCGATCCCGACCAGCGCCAGTCCGGGCTCCCAGATCAACGTCGGCCTCACGCTGACGAATCCGTACCCGGTTGCATTGAACGGAGTCCTGGCCCTCCAGTTCACTCCGGATTCCGGGTTCGATGATCCGGCGGTGGTGTTCGCGTCCGGCGGCCGCACCCTCCCGTTCACCATCCCGGCCGGCTCCACGGGCGCCAACTTCCAGGTGCCGAACTCCGCCTTCCAGACCGGCACGGTGGCCGGCCTGATCACGATCACTGCTTCGTTGAATGTACAGGGGGCGGACGTCACTCCCACGCCCGTACCCACCCAGCAGGTTCGTGTGCCCCCGTCGGCGCCGGTGATCACCCGCGTCGATCTCAACAAGACCACGACCGGGTTTGAACTGATCGTTTACGGGTTCTCAACCCCGCGCCAGGTCACCGCCGCCAACGTGAAGCTCACCGCGGCTGCCGGGAAGTCGCTCACTGCGACGGACTTCCCCTTCACCGTCGGCCAGATCTTCACGACGTACTTCACAGATTCGGCGTCGGCTCCGTTCGGCAGCCAGTTCCGGCTGGTCCTGCCCTTTACCGTCAGCGACTTGACAGCGATCGGCAGCGCCGCTGTCACCCTCACCAATAGCATTGGGACGTCGGCCCCAGGATCCGTCACGTTCTAG
- a CDS encoding DUF4384 domain-containing protein — MTESRFLGIGATLLTVLVSTTWAQAPNGLTARELFYTAPAVAKAPAPPRKPVQTPTKPAVEKQVQKEQTIAKSASEPKKAVEQIPERKRPADMEMKLPGGGSLVMASTSSVPLGLRYSILRYTGDDDYVEVDPEYTFHSGDKIRLRVQVNDAGYLYVVMQGTSGAWRVMFPAPEIDAGSNRVVPNRQYDVPGRTRVFFDEQAGTEKLFVVLSRQPLKEMDQLIYELDNQKKDDPAPASATPKSMMASAAIGNSMVAQLRNGVMARDLVFEKVDESKPAPTAAGNRKETATYVVNASLTSDSRLVADISLKHK; from the coding sequence ATGACAGAGTCAAGATTTCTCGGCATTGGCGCAACGCTTCTGACCGTTCTTGTGTCCACGACGTGGGCGCAAGCGCCCAATGGATTGACAGCGCGGGAGCTATTCTACACTGCTCCAGCGGTGGCGAAAGCGCCGGCGCCGCCCAGAAAGCCGGTGCAGACGCCCACAAAGCCGGCCGTCGAAAAGCAGGTGCAGAAGGAGCAGACGATAGCCAAGTCGGCATCCGAGCCCAAAAAGGCGGTGGAACAGATTCCCGAGCGGAAGCGGCCCGCAGATATGGAGATGAAGCTGCCCGGAGGCGGCTCGCTGGTGATGGCATCGACGAGTTCGGTCCCGCTGGGCCTGCGCTACAGCATTCTGCGGTACACCGGGGACGACGACTATGTCGAGGTAGACCCGGAGTACACGTTCCATTCCGGCGACAAGATCCGGTTGAGGGTGCAGGTCAACGACGCTGGCTATCTTTATGTCGTGATGCAGGGGACGAGCGGTGCGTGGCGCGTGATGTTCCCGGCTCCGGAGATCGACGCCGGCTCTAACCGCGTCGTGCCGAACCGGCAATACGACGTGCCCGGCCGGACGCGGGTCTTCTTCGACGAGCAAGCCGGCACGGAGAAATTGTTTGTCGTGCTTTCCCGCCAACCGCTGAAGGAGATGGACCAACTGATCTACGAGTTGGACAACCAGAAGAAGGACGACCCGGCTCCGGCTTCGGCAACGCCGAAATCCATGATGGCGAGTGCCGCGATCGGGAATTCGATGGTGGCTCAATTGCGGAACGGAGTGATGGCGCGCGACCTGGTGTTCGAGAAGGTGGACGAGAGCAAGCCCGCACCAACCGCGGCCGGCAACCGGAAAGAGACCGCCACCTATGTGGTGAACGCGTCACTGACTTCCGATTCCCGTCTGGTGGCGGATATCAGCTTAAAGCACAAGTAA
- a CDS encoding DUF4384 domain-containing protein — MRLGLVCLLGAALYGQQAPNRMEIKVELRKEGAWKIVDPSTVFDKDAQVRFRVRTNFAGWLYVMNQGTTGSYSLLFPREDTGSQNRLEPDRDYIVPAAAGAFKVTGPAGHDIVYWMVTPVEITSSESRPPASSYVPLPPPPPPGTKLNTLMPRCDDSIFKARGECIDSTAGPRKVTNVESLPDNLKDVQGLKSRELVFIKEKGGAVVSTPGNLKGPVIYEFRLSHK, encoded by the coding sequence GTGCGACTGGGACTCGTGTGTTTGCTAGGCGCGGCTTTGTATGGCCAACAGGCCCCGAACCGCATGGAAATCAAAGTGGAACTGCGCAAGGAGGGTGCCTGGAAGATTGTGGATCCGTCCACGGTCTTCGACAAGGACGCACAGGTGCGATTCCGCGTGCGAACCAACTTCGCCGGTTGGCTGTACGTCATGAATCAGGGCACCACGGGCAGCTACAGCCTGCTCTTCCCGCGTGAAGACACTGGCAGCCAGAACCGGCTGGAACCGGATCGCGACTACATCGTCCCGGCAGCCGCGGGCGCCTTCAAGGTGACCGGTCCGGCGGGTCACGATATTGTGTACTGGATGGTGACGCCGGTGGAGATTACCAGCAGCGAGTCGAGGCCGCCGGCCTCGTCGTACGTACCGCTGCCGCCGCCACCGCCGCCAGGCACCAAGCTGAATACCCTGATGCCGCGCTGCGATGATTCCATTTTCAAGGCCCGGGGTGAGTGCATCGACTCGACGGCCGGTCCGCGCAAGGTGACCAACGTGGAATCGCTGCCGGACAACCTGAAGGACGTCCAGGGCTTGAAGTCGCGCGAGCTCGTGTTTATCAAGGAAAAAGGGGGCGCCGTGGTTTCGACGCCCGGAAATCTGAAGGGGCCGGTGATCTACGAATTCCGGTTGTCGCACAAATGA